The genomic segment GGGCGGCGAAGATCAGGACGACGACCGCATTATCATGTTCCAGACCGAAAAATATGGCCAACCCCGCGGCCGAAAGTGGCAGCAATAGCAGTTTGATCGCCGATGCCAGGGCAATGACCCGACTGTCTCCCACAAGACCGCTGAACCGCAGTCCTGCCCCCACGGACAACAAGCCAAGCGGCATCGAAGCCTGGCTGAGTACCGTAATCAATTCCTGTGTGCCGAATCCGAGAGAAAGGCCGGATAGATTGGCGACAATGCCCAGGAAGCAGGCCGTTATCATGGGGTTGTGAAGTAATGTCTTGACGGTTTGCAGCCGATCGCCCGGCTTGTTGGCATTCACCAACGAGACCACGACCACACTGATCAAATTGGAGAGCGGAATCATTACGGCAATGACCAGAGCAGCCAGGACAAGCCCCTGGTTGCCGTACAGGACATAGGCAGCCGAAATGCCGACATAGGTGTTCGGGCGCAGCCCACCCTGGAAAAACGATGAATATGAAGCTCCGGTCAGCTTCAAGCGCCTGCGTAAAGCCAGCATTAAGATGCTGACCAGAAGCATGGACAAAATGATGGTCAGGGCCACGTATCCAAAGTGCATCTCATCAAAGCTGGCTGAATACAGGCTGGAGAAAAGCAAGGCCGGGAAGAAAACATAATAGGTGATTCGACCGGCCATGGGCCAGAAGGCTTCACCCGGAAAATCCAGCCTTCTGAATCCCCATCCCATAAAGATGAGAAGAAATATCGGCGTCAGAGCGGTGACGATCTGGAACATGGTCGACTCATGGATTACTTCTGTTCATCAAGATCATGTTGGGGGCAGAGCAAAAAAAGATTTGTGACTGCTCAGCTGCAAGCGGATTTTTCAAAACGACGAAAAGCAGCTTTACGAAAAAACAATTTCCTGCCATTGTATCTGTTTTTTGTACACCACCAGTACGAGGTGACAGTTATGCTCCCCATGGACTGTTTGCGGGAAATCGAAGAAATGCTCACCAGCGGCCAACTTGCGAAGGACTTTGAGGACGGCTGTGAAAATGATCGCTATATCATCCTGGATTTTCTTGAAAAACTGATGGAACTGGGCGAAGCAGCGGACAAGACGGCTACGGAAGTCATTTTCAAAGGTTCTTATCTGGAAATGTTAGCCGGGACCAAGGACCAGAAATAGCGATCTTTATCACTCCCGGTATAACGGTGCGAACCGGTCGCAACCCAATCCGGCGGCATGACACTGGGTACGGGCTCATTGGCCATGATTACGACGGCTGCCCCCCTTGCCAGCCAGGGCTTGACCAGCTTGAGCAGTTCCGGCCAGGGTAGGAACGCCCTGCTCAGGCAGAGATCCACCGGCGCCAATGCCGGCAATGCCTGTTCAGCGCGTTGCGGCCGCACAAACGTCCGTTGCAGCTGCATCGCTGAAAGAACCTGCAACAAAAAAGCGGTTCTTTTGCGTCGAATTTCCACGAGATGATACACGCCGTGTGGCCAGAAGAGACGAAGCGGCAGTCCGGGCAACCCCGCACCAGCACCCAGATCAACGGTGCAGGGCGCTTCAGGCAGGTTCAACGAATTCAGAAAATCTGCCAGATGCCAACTGTCCGCTATCAGATCCGCAAGGATGGTATGCCAGTCCTGGGGGCCCACCAGATTCATCCGCTGATTCCAGACGAGCAGCAGTTCAAGGTATCGGCTCAATCCGAGGACTTGCTCCCCATCCAGGACGCGGCCCAAGGATACGGCCGCGTCGGCAATCTGATTCGGAGTCGGAACTGCAATGGATGTTTTTTGCGCGGCCATGCGGCTGTCCTTGGCTGATTTATTACATAATTGCAAGCACCTGAACAACGAAACATATTAGTCATGCAATCGCAATCGCAATCGAAATCGAAATCGAAATCGAAATCGAAAACACAACCGGAATTAAGACCTCATCGTCAACCAAGCGATTATTCAACAGATCTAACTACCCGCCAAATGTAAACGATCAGACTGCACCTCGAACACCATCAGGAATAATTTATGAATACTCCGGAAGTCAAAACGGTTGTCGTTTTCCCTGGTCAGGGCTCGCAGGAAAAGGGCATGGGCCGCGATGTGGCGGAACGCTTCACCGAAGCCATGGATCTTTGGAAGCAGGCGGAAAAGGCCGCTGATGCGCCGTTGCGGGAAATCTACTGGGATGGGACGGATCAGGACATGGCCAGAACACGGTATCTGCAACCGGCCATGACCGCGACCACGCTGAGCCTCTGGATCGTGGGCCACCAGCGGTTGCGTGCCGATTGTCTGGCCGGTCACAGCCTGGGAGAGTTTGCCGCACTGGCCGCGGCACGCATTCTGGAAATCCCTGATGTATTGGAATTGACGGCTTTGCGTGGACGATTGATGGATGAAGCGGGTTCGGCCCAGGGCGGCAAGATGGCCGCGGTGCTCAAGCTGTCCCGGAATCTGGTCCAGGAAATCATTGACGCCGCACGCGGTGAGAGCGGTCAGGAGTTGCGCATTGCCAACGACAACTCGCCGGGACAGTTCGTGATCAGCGGAACCGCCGAACTGGTGGAACAAGCGACGTCCCTGGTCAAGGAGCGCAAGGGCCGCGCCGTGCCCCTGGCTGTGAGCGGAGCGTTTCACAGTTCCCTGATGGCCGAACCGGCTCGGGAATTTGCCGGCGTGCTCAAGAAGATGGATTGGCGCTCTCCCCGAATTCCTCTTTATTTCAACGTCACGGCACGACCTGAATCCGACCCGGCCCGCATTCAGACCCTGGTCGCCGAACAGATGACCTCCTCCGTGCTCTGGACCCAGAGCGTACTGGCCCAGTGGCAGGACGGAGCGCGAAACTGGGTGGAACTGGGCCCCAAGGGCGTGCTGACAAGGCTGATCAACGCCATTCTGGCCGACAAGACGGACTCCTGGGAGAGCAAGAGCATCTCGGGTCTGGAACAGCTCGATACGCTCCCACCATCCTCTGAATGAACCGCTGAAGACAACCACGAGAACCATCCATGCGCGCACGAACTTATCTGCGGGAACTCCTGCAGCCTTTTTTGTCGGAACACGGCCTGGACTGGAGCGCCGGGACCACCCTGGAACCGCCCAAGGACAAGCGCTTCGGTGACCTGGCCACGAACATGGCCTTCACCCTGTCCAAAAAGGCGGGCAAGAATCCTCGGCAGATCGCCGAAGACATTGCCCAGAGGCTGCAACACCAGGATGACCGTCTGGCCAAGGTGGAAACAGCCGGTCCGGGTTTTTTGAACTTCACCCTCGCCCCCTCTTTCTGGCAGCAGGGCGTCCTGGACATCCTGGCCCAGGGCGACGGGTACGGCGCAGCGAATGTCGGCGACCGGCGCAAGGTTCAGGTGGAATACGTATCCGCCAACCCCACCGGACCATTGCATATCGGACATGGCCGAGGGGCGGCGCTGGGCGACAGCCTCGCGCGCATCCTGCGGTTCATGGGCTACGACGTCACCACGGAATATTATCTCAACGACGCCGGCCGCCAGATGCGCCTCCTGGGCGCCTCAGTCCTGGCGCGTTACCGGGAACTCTGCGGCCGGGAGGCAGCCCTGCCCGAGGACGGTTACAAGGGCGAATACATCCGTGATTTGGCCCAAGGACTCCTGGAAAGGGACGGGCAATCCATCGCGGAACTGCCGGAAAGCGAAGCCCTGGACGTTGCCCGCGAATTTGCCGTTGCCGGCATCCTGGATGGCATCAAGCAGGACCTGCTGAACTTCCGGGTGGAGCATCAAGTCTGGTTTTCCGAATCCCGGTTGATTCGGGAAGGCGCCGTGGAGAACACTCTGCAGAACCTGCACGCAGCAGGCCTGGCCTATGAGCAGGACGGAGCGCTCTGGTTTGCCAGCACCCGTTACGGCGACGACAAGGACAGAGTTCTGCGCAAGTCCGACGGCTCTCTGACATACCTGGCCTCGGACATCGCCTACCACGCGGACAAATACCAACGCGGTTTCGATTTGGTTGTGGATATCTGGGGCGCGGACCATCACGGGTACGTGGGCCGAATGAAGGCCGCTGTGCAGGCCCTGGGCCGCGATCCCGACGACTTGCAGGTCATCCTGGTTCAGCTCGTCAACCTGTTGCGGGCCGGCGAGCAGATTGCCATGTCCACCCGTGCGGGAAAATTTGAAACACTGGCCGATGTTTGCGCCGAAGTGGGCGAGGATGCAGCCCGGTTCATCTTTTTGAGCCGCAAAAGCGACAGCCATCTGGATTTCGATCTCGAGCTGGTCAAACGCCAGACCATGGACAATCCCGTCTATTATGTTCAATATGCCCATGCCCGGATTCACTCCCTGCTGTCCAAGGCCCTGGATGCCGGCATTGCCTTGGATACGCCGAACCTGGATGTCCTGACCGCGCTGGATACCGAAGTCGATTTGCAGATGCTGAGAGCTCTGGACCAGTTCGGCGACGTGCTGGTCTGTGCGGCCGGCACCCTCAGCCCCCACCATCTGAGCCATTATCTTATGGATTTGGCCGGCAAGCTGCACCGCTACTACACCACCCACCCGGTTCTGGCAGCGGGCTCGTCCGACCTGGTCCAGGCCCGGCTGGCGCTCTGCCGTGCCGTGGCCCAGGTGCTGCGCAACGGTTTGGACTTGTTGGGCGTCTCCGCTCCGGAGAAAATGTAGCCGGTTCAGGCTCTTGGTTGCAAATGCATCACGCAGGAAATCCTCTTATCTACTAAAACTGTGGCAATGGCTCAGAACAACTCAAAATCATCATCTTCCTCAAAGCCCAAAAAGCGCTGGAAATTCGAACTAGGGCCATTCGGAATGATCGGGGCCGGCATGGTGGGAATCCTGATCATGGCCTGGGCCTTCATCCTGGGCATCCTGGTTGGAAGAGGATATAATCCCGAATCCGTCATTCCGGAAATTGGCCGCATGATGACGCCTCAAACTTCGGCAATAACTTCAGCTCCTCCGAGAACCGTCCTGCAGCCGGAGGAACTGCGCTTCTATGAAACCTTGCAGGAACGGGCCAGCCAGCCTGCTCCATCAGCACCAGTAAGAAACGAACCAACGACACGACCACAGCCCCAGCAGCAAGTTCAACAGCAACCGGCAATGCGGATCGAGCAACCACAACCACCGGTGCAAATTTCCGCGACGGAAACGAGTCCCGCGCCGGTGCCATCATTGGGGCCGCAATTTGAATTTGTCTTTCAGGTGGCATCATTTCAACAAGACGGTCAAGCCCGTTCTTTGCAGCAACGCATCTCTTCGGCCGGCATTCCAGCGACCGTCGAGGCCGGGACAGTCGATGGCCATCAATGGTACCGAGTCCTGGTGACGGTGCGCGGCGCACAAACAGATGCGAATTACATTAAATCCCAGCTTCAGGGATTGGGGATAGAAAACCCTTTCCTTCGAGCCAAAAAATCTTTATGAGGCTTCTCACTTCCATGGGAAGTAGTAATAAATGTTCAGGAGGATCGAATCATGATTAATTTTGTTCCACGGCAAGCATTTTTCACCAAAGGAATCGGCCGACACAAGAACAAGCTCCAGTCTTTCGAGCTTGCCCTGCGCGACGCGGGAATCGAAAAGCTGAACCTGGTGTACGTATCCAGCATTTTTCCACCGAACTGCAAGATGGTCACGGTGGAGGAAGGCGTAAAACAACTCAACCCCGGACAGATCACCTTCTGCGTTATGGCGCGCAACGCCACCAACGAGAAGGGTCGCCTGGTCGGTTCGGCCGTCGGGATGGCTTTTCCGGCGAGCAAAGAGCACTATGGCTATATTTCCGAGCACACGGCATTTGGCGCCGACGAGCAGGAGCTGGGCGACTTTGCCGAAGATCTGGCATCGACCATGCTGGCCACCACGCAAGGCGTGGATTTCAACCCTGAGACTGCCTACGATGAGCGTCGGCAAATCTACCTGATGAGTGGGAAGATCATTGACTCGGCTTCAGCGCCCTGCGTGACCACCGGCTTGGCCGGAGTCTGGACGACCACGGTTTCCGCAGCGGTCTTTCTGCCCTAACCTACACTCCATCCGCCTTTCCTCAGGCCGGGGAAAGTTCCCCGGCCTGTTTTTTTTGCACCGATCAGGCAAGGGCATTAGGGCGCCCTGCACCAAAAACCAGAATCCTATTGAACCGTCGCATTGATCCCCTGCGGTTATGCAAGTGCAACTTCGCCGCAGCGGCATTCGCGGATGGCAACATATTCCGAGTATCGTCGGAGTCCCCTTTCGATTTGCGACTCCCCTGCCATTCATCCATATATGAACCGAATATTCGCTCTCGTGGGATGATTGTATCGGAGGCGAATGACAGTTTATGCTCTGAAGCGTGGCCCATTAAAATGTTCTGGGTATTGGCTGATACCGATCTCGATACGCCAAATGATCTCCCTCAACCATTGATCCCAGTGACTTGAATTGAACTGTTCGTCACCTTGCAACCTTTTTTGGAGATCCCCTAGACGACATGAATATTCGACGTATCAACACCCTGCATTGCGGAAACGAGGACGGATTGACGCCCCTGAAATGCCTGGACCTGGACACGGTTCAGGACT from the Desulfonatronum thiosulfatophilum genome contains:
- the argS gene encoding arginine--tRNA ligase — its product is MRARTYLRELLQPFLSEHGLDWSAGTTLEPPKDKRFGDLATNMAFTLSKKAGKNPRQIAEDIAQRLQHQDDRLAKVETAGPGFLNFTLAPSFWQQGVLDILAQGDGYGAANVGDRRKVQVEYVSANPTGPLHIGHGRGAALGDSLARILRFMGYDVTTEYYLNDAGRQMRLLGASVLARYRELCGREAALPEDGYKGEYIRDLAQGLLERDGQSIAELPESEALDVAREFAVAGILDGIKQDLLNFRVEHQVWFSESRLIREGAVENTLQNLHAAGLAYEQDGALWFASTRYGDDKDRVLRKSDGSLTYLASDIAYHADKYQRGFDLVVDIWGADHHGYVGRMKAAVQALGRDPDDLQVILVQLVNLLRAGEQIAMSTRAGKFETLADVCAEVGEDAARFIFLSRKSDSHLDFDLELVKRQTMDNPVYYVQYAHARIHSLLSKALDAGIALDTPNLDVLTALDTEVDLQMLRALDQFGDVLVCAAGTLSPHHLSHYLMDLAGKLHRYYTTHPVLAAGSSDLVQARLALCRAVAQVLRNGLDLLGVSAPEKM
- a CDS encoding pyruvoyl-dependent arginine decarboxylase encodes the protein MINFVPRQAFFTKGIGRHKNKLQSFELALRDAGIEKLNLVYVSSIFPPNCKMVTVEEGVKQLNPGQITFCVMARNATNEKGRLVGSAVGMAFPASKEHYGYISEHTAFGADEQELGDFAEDLASTMLATTQGVDFNPETAYDERRQIYLMSGKIIDSASAPCVTTGLAGVWTTTVSAAVFLP
- a CDS encoding AEC family transporter, which encodes MFQIVTALTPIFLLIFMGWGFRRLDFPGEAFWPMAGRITYYVFFPALLFSSLYSASFDEMHFGYVALTIILSMLLVSILMLALRRRLKLTGASYSSFFQGGLRPNTYVGISAAYVLYGNQGLVLAALVIAVMIPLSNLISVVVVSLVNANKPGDRLQTVKTLLHNPMITACFLGIVANLSGLSLGFGTQELITVLSQASMPLGLLSVGAGLRFSGLVGDSRVIALASAIKLLLLPLSAAGLAIFFGLEHDNAVVVLIFAALPCGPAAYVLARQLGGDILLMAEIITIQTLAAFLTMPLVLGIFRT
- a CDS encoding 16S rRNA (guanine(527)-N(7))-methyltransferase RsmG; this translates as MAAQKTSIAVPTPNQIADAAVSLGRVLDGEQVLGLSRYLELLLVWNQRMNLVGPQDWHTILADLIADSWHLADFLNSLNLPEAPCTVDLGAGAGLPGLPLRLFWPHGVYHLVEIRRKRTAFLLQVLSAMQLQRTFVRPQRAEQALPALAPVDLCLSRAFLPWPELLKLVKPWLARGAAVVIMANEPVPSVMPPDWVATGSHRYTGSDKDRYFWSLVPANISR
- a CDS encoding SPOR domain-containing protein, translated to MAQNNSKSSSSSKPKKRWKFELGPFGMIGAGMVGILIMAWAFILGILVGRGYNPESVIPEIGRMMTPQTSAITSAPPRTVLQPEELRFYETLQERASQPAPSAPVRNEPTTRPQPQQQVQQQPAMRIEQPQPPVQISATETSPAPVPSLGPQFEFVFQVASFQQDGQARSLQQRISSAGIPATVEAGTVDGHQWYRVLVTVRGAQTDANYIKSQLQGLGIENPFLRAKKSL
- a CDS encoding ACP S-malonyltransferase gives rise to the protein MNTPEVKTVVVFPGQGSQEKGMGRDVAERFTEAMDLWKQAEKAADAPLREIYWDGTDQDMARTRYLQPAMTATTLSLWIVGHQRLRADCLAGHSLGEFAALAAARILEIPDVLELTALRGRLMDEAGSAQGGKMAAVLKLSRNLVQEIIDAARGESGQELRIANDNSPGQFVISGTAELVEQATSLVKERKGRAVPLAVSGAFHSSLMAEPAREFAGVLKKMDWRSPRIPLYFNVTARPESDPARIQTLVAEQMTSSVLWTQSVLAQWQDGARNWVELGPKGVLTRLINAILADKTDSWESKSISGLEQLDTLPPSSE